The Streptomyces sp. RKAG293 genome includes a region encoding these proteins:
- a CDS encoding polyprenyl synthetase family protein translates to MNVVGPFGLSVRDEALEADVQAGLFAVEEGLLEATKSDVPFIAGAARHLLRAGGKRFRPLLVMLGAQFGDPHAPGIVPAAVVVELTHLATLYHDDVMDEADVRRGVPSANARWDNSVAVLTGDFLFARASHILADLGPEAVRVQSEAFERLVTGQILETAGPADGRDPVDHYLDVISGKSGSLVAVSCRFGAMMSGADESVVDILTQYGERIGTAFQLADDILDIASDSHESGKTPGTDLREGIPTLPVLHLRTRVAAANGSASPADRHLCDLLAGDLTDDHRHAEALRLLRAHPALEQARRDTVRYADEARATLAPLPDCAAKQALEGLCDAVVYRAG, encoded by the coding sequence GTGAACGTCGTCGGGCCGTTCGGGTTGAGCGTGCGGGACGAGGCTCTCGAAGCCGACGTCCAGGCCGGGCTGTTTGCCGTGGAAGAGGGCCTCCTGGAGGCCACCAAGAGCGACGTCCCCTTCATCGCCGGCGCCGCGCGCCATCTGCTGCGGGCGGGCGGCAAGCGATTCCGGCCGCTGCTGGTGATGCTGGGCGCCCAGTTCGGCGACCCGCACGCGCCGGGCATCGTGCCCGCCGCGGTGGTCGTGGAGCTCACCCACCTCGCGACGCTTTACCACGACGACGTGATGGACGAGGCGGACGTGCGCCGCGGCGTCCCCAGCGCGAACGCCCGCTGGGACAACTCGGTGGCCGTCCTCACCGGCGACTTCCTGTTCGCCCGCGCCTCGCACATACTGGCCGACCTCGGCCCCGAGGCCGTCCGCGTCCAGTCCGAGGCCTTCGAGCGGCTGGTGACCGGCCAGATCCTGGAGACCGCGGGCCCGGCCGACGGCCGCGACCCCGTCGACCACTACCTCGACGTCATCAGCGGCAAGAGCGGCTCGCTCGTCGCGGTCTCCTGCCGCTTCGGGGCCATGATGTCCGGCGCGGACGAGTCGGTCGTCGACATCCTCACCCAGTACGGCGAGCGCATCGGCACCGCCTTCCAGCTCGCCGACGACATCCTCGACATCGCCAGCGACAGCCACGAGTCGGGCAAGACCCCCGGCACCGACCTGCGCGAAGGCATCCCCACCCTCCCGGTGCTCCATCTGCGCACCCGGGTCGCCGCGGCCAACGGCTCGGCCTCCCCGGCCGACCGCCACCTCTGCGACCTCCTCGCCGGCGACCTCACCGACGACCACCGGCACGCCGAGGCGCTGCGCCTGCTGCGCGCCCACCCCGCGCTGGAGCAGGCCCGCCGCGACACCGTCCGCTACGCCGACGAAGCCCGCGCCACCCTCGCCCCGCTCCCGGACTGCGCCGCGAAGCAGGCCCTGGAGGGCCTGTGCGACGCGGTGGTGTACCGCGCGGGCTGA
- a CDS encoding DUF2092 domain-containing protein, with product MARIQPTQVPEAGDTGDTGGEGRGPGRRKAMRYAVPVAVAGVAAATISLVPALADSGNPDLPKITAEQLLTKIAASDTQTVSGSVKITTDLGLPSFLGGATGGGSPFGGAGGDDSGKGRKGSGSAADPKAQLTQLLAGSHTLHIAADGPDKQRVSIIEKAAEYSVIHNGDQVWAYDSSSNQAYHSTLPKSAGKAGTDHAKQLPDDFPSTPQAAAQQALKAAGPNTSVSVDGTAKVAGRNAYQLLVQPKGGDSTVGTIRVAVDASTGVPLKFTLTPKTGGKAAIDIGFTKVDFGKPDASTFQFTPPKGAKVTEDKADRTALNDKRADKDGAAALEGLNVLGADWNSVAEIKVPKGALPGSDAGSQSGRGRNDKNVQGLIDSFGKHVTGKFGSGTVFSTRLVNALITDNGTVYVGAVNQDALLKAANSAAK from the coding sequence ATGGCACGGATCCAACCGACGCAGGTCCCGGAAGCGGGAGACACCGGAGACACCGGGGGAGAGGGCAGAGGTCCAGGTCGCCGCAAGGCGATGCGGTACGCGGTCCCTGTCGCGGTGGCGGGGGTGGCGGCGGCGACCATCAGCCTCGTCCCGGCGCTCGCCGACTCCGGTAACCCCGATCTGCCGAAGATCACGGCAGAGCAGTTGCTGACGAAGATAGCCGCGTCCGACACCCAGACGGTCTCGGGCTCGGTCAAGATCACCACAGACCTCGGGCTGCCGTCCTTCCTGGGCGGCGCCACCGGCGGCGGCAGCCCCTTCGGCGGCGCGGGCGGCGACGACAGCGGCAAGGGCCGCAAGGGCAGCGGTTCCGCCGCCGACCCCAAGGCGCAGCTCACCCAGCTGCTGGCCGGCAGCCACACGCTGCACATCGCGGCCGACGGACCGGACAAGCAGCGCGTCTCGATCATCGAGAAGGCCGCCGAGTACAGCGTCATCCACAACGGTGACCAGGTCTGGGCGTACGACAGCTCGTCCAACCAGGCGTACCACTCGACGCTGCCGAAGTCCGCAGGCAAGGCCGGCACGGACCACGCCAAGCAGCTGCCCGACGACTTCCCGAGCACCCCGCAGGCCGCGGCCCAGCAGGCGCTCAAGGCGGCGGGCCCCAACACGTCCGTCTCCGTGGACGGCACGGCGAAGGTCGCCGGGCGCAACGCCTACCAGCTTCTCGTCCAGCCCAAGGGCGGCGACTCCACGGTCGGCACGATCCGTGTCGCGGTGGACGCGTCGACCGGGGTGCCGCTGAAGTTCACGCTGACGCCGAAAACCGGTGGCAAGGCCGCGATCGACATCGGCTTCACCAAGGTGGACTTCGGCAAGCCCGACGCGAGCACCTTCCAGTTCACCCCGCCCAAGGGCGCCAAGGTGACGGAGGACAAGGCCGACCGGACCGCGCTGAACGACAAGAGGGCGGACAAGGACGGCGCGGCCGCTCTCGAAGGCCTGAACGTCCTGGGCGCGGACTGGAATTCGGTCGCCGAGATCAAGGTGCCCAAGGGCGCCCTGCCCGGGTCCGACGCCGGATCGCAGTCCGGGCGCGGCCGGAACGACAAGAACGTGCAGGGGCTGATCGACAGCTTCGGCAAGCACGTCACCGGAAAGTTCGGTTCCGGCACGGTCTTCTCGACCCGGCTCGTCAACGCCCTGATCACCGACAACGGCACCGTGTACGTCGGTGCCGTCAACCAGGACGCCCTGCTCAAGGCCGCCAACTCGGCTGCCAAGTAA
- a CDS encoding ABC transporter ATP-binding protein, giving the protein MEEPSAAAGPGTAADAEAVVEAVIETRGLTKQYRGTLAVDGLDLRVPRGSVFGFLGPNGSGKTTTIRMLMGLIEPTAGTAAVLGRPMPRAGRTVLPKVGALIEGPALYGFLSGRDNLVRYDSADPTADPRTRTARVGDALDRVGLAAAAGKKARAYSLGMKQRLGLASALLQPRELLVLDEPTNGLDPQGMREIRSLIRELAADGTTVFLSSHLLDEIEQVCSHVAVMARGRLITQGTVAELAAGTRGRLAVTTPDPADAVRILKEHGVTDLIVLDDKVTGELPPDPPDAAERSTSAEAAEPLDLADLNAALVAAGVRVRGFGVERASLEDAFVALTGEGFDVAG; this is encoded by the coding sequence ATGGAAGAGCCGTCCGCCGCGGCCGGACCCGGGACCGCGGCCGATGCCGAGGCCGTGGTCGAGGCCGTGATCGAGACCCGTGGTCTGACGAAGCAGTACCGGGGGACGCTCGCCGTGGACGGCCTGGATCTCCGGGTGCCGCGCGGCAGCGTCTTCGGCTTCCTCGGGCCCAATGGCTCGGGCAAGACGACCACCATCCGGATGCTGATGGGCCTGATCGAGCCGACGGCCGGGACGGCCGCGGTGCTGGGCCGTCCGATGCCGCGCGCCGGACGCACGGTGCTCCCGAAGGTCGGCGCGCTGATCGAGGGACCGGCGCTCTACGGATTTCTCTCCGGCCGCGACAACCTGGTGCGCTACGACTCCGCCGATCCCACGGCGGACCCCCGCACGCGCACCGCGCGGGTCGGGGACGCGCTCGACCGGGTCGGTCTCGCCGCCGCCGCGGGCAAGAAGGCCCGGGCGTACTCGCTCGGCATGAAGCAGCGGCTCGGCCTAGCGTCCGCGCTGCTGCAACCGCGCGAGCTGCTGGTGCTGGACGAGCCGACGAACGGTCTCGACCCGCAGGGCATGCGCGAGATCCGGTCCCTGATCAGGGAGTTGGCGGCCGACGGCACGACCGTGTTCCTCTCCTCGCATCTGCTCGACGAGATCGAGCAGGTGTGCTCGCACGTCGCCGTCATGGCGCGCGGCCGGCTCATCACCCAGGGGACCGTCGCGGAACTGGCGGCCGGTACGCGTGGCCGGCTCGCCGTGACGACCCCCGATCCGGCGGACGCGGTACGGATTCTCAAGGAGCACGGCGTGACGGATCTGATCGTCCTGGACGACAAGGTCACCGGCGAACTGCCACCCGACCCGCCGGATGCGGCGGAAAGGTCCACATCGGCGGAAGCGGCGGAACCGCTGGACCTCGCGGACCTCAACGCGGCCCTGGTGGCCGCCGGGGTGCGGGTCCGCGGCTTCGGGGTCGAACGGGCCTCGCTGGAGGACGCGTTCGTGGCGCTGACCGGGGAGGGCTTCGATGTCGCGGGCTGA
- a CDS encoding ABC transporter permease, which yields MSRAEAEAVPVVRPLSSALWSLGLFRSELTIVFRRWRTVALLAVLAAVPLLVGIAVKIETRDGGSAGRGGGGGEGAGPAFISQVSNNGLFLSFASLAATLPVFLPMAVGVIAGDSVAGEASSGTLRYLLVAPAGRTRLLLAKFTAVAVFCAVATLVVAGAALAVGAAFFPLGDVTLLSGTTISFSDGLLRALMIAALVAASLVGVAAIGLFISTLTNSGIGAMAATVGLVITVQIVDTIPQLHVVQPYLFPHYWLSFADVLRAPVYWDDIVKNLGLQALYAAVFGSAAWARFTSRDISA from the coding sequence ATGTCGCGGGCTGAGGCCGAGGCGGTCCCCGTCGTCCGCCCCCTGAGCAGCGCCCTCTGGTCGCTGGGGCTGTTCCGCAGCGAGCTGACGATCGTCTTCCGCCGCTGGCGGACCGTGGCGCTGCTGGCGGTGCTCGCCGCCGTGCCGCTGCTGGTCGGGATCGCGGTGAAGATCGAGACCCGGGACGGCGGTTCGGCCGGCCGGGGCGGCGGCGGGGGAGAGGGAGCGGGTCCCGCGTTCATCTCGCAGGTCAGCAACAACGGCCTGTTCCTGAGCTTCGCGTCGCTCGCCGCGACCCTGCCGGTCTTCCTTCCCATGGCGGTCGGCGTGATCGCCGGTGACTCCGTCGCGGGCGAGGCGAGCTCCGGCACGCTGCGCTATCTGCTGGTGGCCCCCGCCGGCCGGACCCGGCTGCTGCTCGCCAAGTTCACCGCCGTGGCCGTCTTCTGCGCGGTGGCGACGCTGGTCGTGGCGGGCGCGGCACTGGCGGTCGGCGCGGCGTTCTTCCCGCTGGGGGACGTGACGCTGCTGTCGGGCACGACCATCTCGTTCTCCGACGGCCTGCTGCGCGCCCTGATGATCGCGGCGCTGGTCGCGGCCTCGCTGGTGGGCGTCGCCGCGATCGGGCTGTTCATCTCGACCCTCACCAACAGCGGTATCGGCGCGATGGCGGCGACGGTGGGTCTGGTGATCACCGTGCAGATCGTGGACACGATCCCGCAGCTGCACGTGGTCCAGCCGTATCTCTTCCCGCACTACTGGCTGAGCTTCGCGGACGTTCTGCGAGCCCCGGTCTACTGGGACGACATCGTCAAGAACCTCGGTCTGCAGGCGCTGTACGCGGCGGTGTTCGGCTCCGCCGCGTGGGCGCGCTTCACCTCGCGGGACATCAGCGCGTGA
- a CDS encoding zf-HC2 domain-containing protein, translating into MTSPQEQHADVGAYALGLLDDADATRFETHLAGCELCMAELDSLAGLEPLLAEYAAATPDPGAFLSVPDRSDDALLGRLLDEVAEVRARTRRRRMVLVAAAAVLIIGGPLIAVQATSGDTTSAVADHAPGGPAEAAFDLIPASAKVSGTDPATKVSATIGVEKKAWGSHVVLELGNVKGPLRCSLVAVGKNGDQQTVTTWAVGPWGYGIPDSPHDTARTPLYMHGGAAMQPNEVDHYEVRTLDGRTLVDVKA; encoded by the coding sequence ATGACGTCGCCGCAGGAGCAGCACGCGGACGTCGGGGCGTACGCCCTCGGACTCCTCGACGACGCGGACGCCACCCGGTTCGAGACGCATCTGGCCGGTTGTGAGCTCTGCATGGCCGAACTCGACTCGCTCGCGGGCCTCGAACCACTGCTCGCCGAGTACGCGGCGGCGACCCCCGACCCCGGCGCCTTCCTTTCCGTTCCCGACCGCTCCGATGACGCGCTGCTCGGCCGGCTGCTCGACGAGGTCGCCGAGGTCCGCGCCAGGACGCGGCGCCGCCGGATGGTCCTGGTCGCGGCCGCCGCCGTCCTGATCATCGGCGGCCCGCTGATCGCCGTCCAGGCCACCTCGGGCGACACGACCTCGGCGGTCGCCGACCATGCCCCCGGCGGGCCCGCCGAGGCCGCCTTCGATCTGATACCGGCCTCCGCCAAGGTCTCCGGCACCGACCCCGCCACCAAGGTCAGCGCCACCATCGGCGTCGAGAAGAAGGCCTGGGGCAGCCACGTCGTCCTGGAACTCGGCAACGTGAAGGGCCCGCTGCGCTGCAGCCTCGTCGCCGTCGGCAAGAACGGCGACCAGCAGACCGTCACCACCTGGGCGGTCGGCCCCTGGGGCTACGGCATCCCGGACAGCCCCCACGACACCGCGCGCACCCCCCTCTACATGCACGGCGGCGCAGCCATGCAGCCGAACGAGGTCGACCACTACGAGGTGCGGACCCTGGACGGCAGAACACTGGTGGACGTCAAGGCCTGA
- a CDS encoding CocE/NonD family hydrolase → MRIRTEFPYTTFVEDVRIPLPDGTRLYARIWRPYADEPVPALLEYLPYRLYDWTAPRDSQRHPWYAGHGYASVRVDVRGHGNSEGLPGDEYDAAELADGVAVVEWLAAQSWCTGRVGMFGISWGGFNSLQIAALAPPALQAVVTVCSTDDRYDNDVHYMGGSVLAVDMHAWAATMLAFVCRPPDPTAVGDSWRQMWLERLEVVDPFIHTWLGHQSRDAYWQHGSVCEDYSAVKAAVLAVGGWHDPYRDTVLRLVEQLDAPVRGLIGPWSHQYPDRGLPPGPAIGFLQETLRWWDHWLKDKPTGVMDDPLLRAWISESHPPATVYEELPGRWVGEDSWPSPAVTYTPYALPGGPVRVDSPQHTGVDAGRFFPFGNDADLPPEQREEDGRSVCFDSAPLTDRVEVLGRPRVRLRLRCDAPRGQVIARVCDVAPDGSSTLVTRGVLNLLARHGRDRAVEWTPGETEDITFELNGIGHAFPHGHRIRLALSSAYWPWIWPHAQPENASGFTIEAAESALDLPVRAPSPSAIPLHFEEPEQAPPLPVVFPGAPEPRPERVVTRDVATGAWQLDVDPRYGGTRIYPDGLEFTEDALETYRIESGDPLSAATRSLWHVRLRRPDLGWDVSIDTRSEIQADATHFVTFNEVTCHSGDETVFHRTWNRRIPRTAG, encoded by the coding sequence ATGCGCATCCGTACCGAATTCCCCTACACGACCTTCGTCGAGGACGTCCGGATCCCGCTGCCCGACGGCACCCGGCTGTACGCGCGCATCTGGCGGCCGTACGCCGACGAACCGGTGCCCGCGCTGCTGGAGTACCTCCCGTACCGGCTCTACGACTGGACGGCGCCGCGCGATTCGCAGCGGCACCCCTGGTACGCGGGCCACGGCTACGCCTCCGTGCGGGTGGACGTGCGCGGCCACGGCAACTCCGAGGGGCTGCCGGGCGACGAGTACGACGCCGCGGAGCTGGCGGACGGCGTCGCGGTCGTCGAATGGCTGGCCGCGCAGTCCTGGTGCACCGGCCGGGTCGGGATGTTCGGCATCTCCTGGGGCGGTTTCAACAGCCTGCAGATCGCCGCGCTCGCGCCACCGGCCCTCCAGGCCGTCGTCACCGTCTGCTCCACCGACGACCGCTACGACAACGACGTGCACTACATGGGCGGCTCGGTCCTCGCAGTCGACATGCACGCCTGGGCCGCGACGATGCTCGCCTTCGTCTGCCGGCCGCCCGATCCCACGGCGGTCGGTGACAGCTGGCGGCAGATGTGGCTGGAACGGCTCGAAGTCGTCGATCCGTTCATCCATACGTGGCTCGGCCACCAGAGCCGTGACGCGTACTGGCAGCACGGCAGCGTGTGCGAGGACTACTCCGCGGTCAAGGCGGCCGTCCTCGCCGTCGGCGGCTGGCACGACCCGTACCGGGACACCGTGCTGCGCCTCGTCGAGCAGCTGGACGCCCCCGTCCGCGGGCTGATCGGCCCCTGGTCCCACCAGTACCCCGACCGGGGCCTGCCGCCCGGGCCCGCCATCGGCTTCCTCCAGGAGACGCTGCGCTGGTGGGACCACTGGCTGAAGGACAAGCCCACGGGGGTGATGGACGATCCCCTGTTGCGCGCCTGGATCAGCGAGTCGCACCCGCCGGCCACGGTCTACGAGGAACTGCCGGGCCGCTGGGTCGGTGAGGACAGCTGGCCGTCGCCCGCCGTCACCTACACGCCGTACGCGCTGCCCGGCGGCCCGGTGCGGGTCGACTCCCCGCAGCACACCGGGGTCGACGCCGGCCGTTTCTTCCCGTTCGGCAACGACGCCGACCTGCCGCCGGAGCAGCGCGAGGAGGACGGCCGCTCGGTCTGCTTCGACTCCGCGCCGCTCACCGACCGCGTCGAGGTCCTCGGTCGCCCCCGGGTCCGGCTGCGGCTGCGCTGCGACGCGCCGCGCGGCCAGGTCATCGCCCGGGTCTGCGACGTGGCACCGGACGGCTCCTCCACGCTCGTCACCCGTGGCGTCCTCAACCTCCTGGCGCGGCACGGCCGGGACCGGGCGGTGGAGTGGACCCCGGGCGAGACCGAGGACATCACGTTCGAGCTCAACGGCATCGGCCACGCGTTCCCGCACGGCCACCGCATCCGGCTCGCGCTGTCCTCCGCCTACTGGCCGTGGATCTGGCCGCACGCGCAGCCCGAGAACGCCTCAGGCTTCACCATCGAGGCCGCCGAAAGCGCGCTCGACCTGCCGGTCCGGGCCCCGTCGCCGTCCGCGATCCCGCTGCACTTCGAGGAACCGGAACAGGCCCCGCCGCTCCCGGTGGTCTTCCCCGGCGCGCCCGAGCCGCGCCCCGAGCGGGTCGTCACCCGCGATGTCGCCACCGGCGCCTGGCAGTTGGACGTCGACCCGCGCTACGGCGGTACCCGGATCTACCCCGACGGCCTCGAATTCACCGAGGACGCCCTGGAGACCTACCGCATCGAATCCGGCGACCCGCTCTCCGCCGCCACCCGCTCCCTGTGGCACGTCCGGCTGCGCCGTCCGGACCTGGGCTGGGACGTCAGCATCGACACCCGGTCCGAGATCCAGGCGGACGCCACGCACTTCGTCACCTTCAACGAGGTGACCTGCCACTCCGGCGACGAGACCGTCTTCCACCGCACCTGGAACCGCCGCATCCCGCGGACGGCGGGCTGA
- a CDS encoding peptide MFS transporter, protein MIRIDAFYSDRSGGRPPVTDTLTDEAADPEPPASDDHAFFGHPRGLLTLSGLEVWERFSFLGMQAILVLYFADSVAGGGLGMNPGTAASVSAAYGTMVYLVSVGGGWLADRILGSYRAVLWGGILIAVGHYSMAFPTPAMTWAGLGLISAGTGLLKPNVATMVGKLYRTEDERRDAGFALYYMGINVGAFLGPLITGWLGDHKGWHWGFSAAAIGMTFGLIQYVAGRRHLAGRKASAEFELSPRAMRRAVRLIVAGLLAVAVLATALALAGWLTMDRFVDVLTVVSVIAPVAYFAVMFRSPRVTDEERGRLRPYVVLFLASVVFNFILFQAYSTMMLLASTNARTEILGFHFPASWYASALGAFEVALAPVVAAVWSRMGPRQPHASNKIAFGVILGGLSFLLMVLPTSGHSDDTYQMAVWWIVGSYLLLGLGDILLETSGMSATTKLAPRAFASQTMALWFLSLALANGIQAQTVKVYGTVSNVAYFGVNGAVAVLAGLAVVAAAPWLRRTMHPVH, encoded by the coding sequence ATGATCCGCATTGATGCCTTTTATTCCGACCGATCGGGAGGCCGGCCGCCGGTGACCGACACGCTGACCGACGAAGCGGCCGATCCGGAGCCGCCCGCGTCCGACGACCACGCGTTCTTCGGGCATCCACGTGGGCTGCTGACGCTGTCGGGCCTGGAGGTCTGGGAGCGGTTCTCCTTCCTGGGCATGCAGGCGATCCTCGTCCTGTACTTCGCCGACTCGGTCGCCGGCGGCGGCCTGGGCATGAACCCGGGCACCGCCGCCTCCGTCTCGGCGGCGTACGGAACGATGGTCTACCTGGTCTCGGTCGGCGGCGGCTGGCTCGCCGACCGCATCCTCGGCTCGTACCGGGCGGTGCTGTGGGGCGGCATCCTCATCGCCGTCGGCCACTACTCGATGGCCTTCCCGACCCCCGCCATGACCTGGGCGGGCCTCGGGCTGATCAGCGCCGGCACCGGCCTGCTGAAACCCAACGTGGCCACCATGGTCGGCAAGCTCTACCGCACCGAGGACGAGCGCCGGGACGCCGGCTTCGCGCTGTACTACATGGGCATCAACGTGGGGGCCTTCCTCGGCCCGCTGATCACCGGCTGGCTCGGCGACCACAAGGGCTGGCACTGGGGATTCTCGGCCGCCGCGATCGGCATGACATTCGGCCTGATCCAGTACGTCGCGGGCCGCCGTCACCTGGCCGGCCGCAAGGCCTCCGCCGAATTCGAGCTGTCGCCTCGGGCCATGCGCCGTGCCGTCCGGCTGATCGTCGCCGGGCTGCTCGCCGTCGCCGTCCTGGCCACGGCGCTGGCGCTGGCCGGCTGGCTGACGATGGACCGCTTCGTCGACGTCCTGACGGTGGTCTCGGTGATCGCGCCGGTCGCCTACTTCGCCGTGATGTTCCGGAGCCCCCGGGTGACCGACGAGGAGCGCGGCCGGCTGCGCCCGTACGTCGTGCTGTTCCTGGCGTCCGTGGTATTCAACTTCATCCTGTTCCAGGCGTACTCGACGATGATGCTGCTGGCCTCGACCAACGCCCGCACGGAGATCCTCGGCTTCCACTTCCCGGCGAGCTGGTACGCCTCCGCGCTCGGCGCTTTCGAGGTCGCGCTCGCGCCCGTCGTCGCGGCGGTGTGGTCGCGGATGGGGCCCCGGCAGCCGCACGCGTCCAACAAGATCGCGTTCGGGGTGATCCTCGGCGGGCTGTCCTTCCTGCTCATGGTGCTGCCCACGTCCGGGCACAGCGACGACACGTACCAGATGGCCGTCTGGTGGATCGTCGGCTCGTATCTGCTGCTCGGGCTCGGCGACATCCTGCTGGAGACCTCCGGCATGTCGGCCACGACCAAGCTCGCGCCCCGGGCCTTCGCCAGCCAGACGATGGCGCTGTGGTTCCTGTCGCTCGCCCTCGCCAACGGCATCCAGGCACAGACCGTGAAGGTCTACGGCACGGTCTCCAACGTCGCCTACTTCGGTGTCAACGGCGCCGTCGCCGTACTCGCCGGGCTCGCGGTGGTCGCCGCCGCGCCCTGGCTGCGCCGCACGATGCACCCCGTCCACTGA
- the tgmC gene encoding ATP-grasp peptide maturase system methyltransferase: MPVDAAQLRSALAGRLPAVDPAWRAAVEAVPRELFFDGAFYRARQGRRGTEWEPVVQALIGDDEWLALVYEDSTWVTQIDGADADWSAGVVAAGDATSSSTLPSLVVRTLEAAGIRDGDRVLEIGTGTGYSTALLSHRLGEKHVTSVEVDRALAARAAAHLAAAGYVPRLIVDDGLDWRDEETEFDRLVATCSVRSIPTSWLWQVRAGGTIAVTLSGWMMASGLLRLTVGEDGGAQGSFTGEPISYMLARPHGHPPRPTFFRHEGEVRPSRVNPVLLDDRAAHLVAQLAAPSAELLGSGDEVTLLDVATGSLAWTEAAASGDGWSVHQYGPLRLWDQVETALAGWQKTGSPPLSAFGVTVTPDMQQSVWMGDPEGPSWRLPA; the protein is encoded by the coding sequence ATGCCTGTTGACGCCGCACAGCTCCGCAGTGCTCTGGCCGGACGGCTCCCTGCCGTGGATCCCGCCTGGCGCGCGGCTGTGGAGGCGGTTCCCCGCGAGTTGTTCTTCGACGGCGCCTTCTACCGCGCGCGACAGGGCCGACGGGGAACGGAATGGGAACCGGTCGTTCAGGCGCTGATCGGAGACGACGAGTGGCTGGCCCTCGTTTACGAGGACAGCACCTGGGTGACACAGATCGACGGCGCCGATGCCGACTGGAGTGCCGGAGTTGTCGCGGCGGGGGACGCGACCTCCTCGTCAACGCTTCCGTCCCTGGTCGTCCGGACACTGGAGGCGGCGGGCATCCGGGACGGGGACCGGGTGCTGGAGATCGGGACGGGCACGGGCTATTCGACCGCTCTACTGAGTCATCGCCTGGGCGAGAAGCACGTCACCTCGGTCGAGGTCGACCGCGCACTGGCCGCGCGTGCTGCCGCACATCTCGCCGCCGCCGGCTACGTCCCACGGTTGATCGTCGATGACGGACTCGACTGGCGCGACGAGGAGACGGAGTTCGATCGCCTCGTGGCCACGTGCTCCGTGCGTTCCATCCCGACTTCCTGGTTGTGGCAGGTGCGGGCCGGCGGCACCATCGCTGTCACGCTCAGCGGCTGGATGATGGCGTCAGGCCTGCTCCGCCTCACCGTCGGTGAGGACGGCGGCGCGCAAGGCAGCTTCACCGGGGAACCGATCTCCTACATGCTCGCCCGCCCGCACGGCCATCCGCCGCGCCCCACCTTCTTCCGGCACGAGGGGGAGGTCCGCCCCAGCCGGGTGAACCCGGTCCTGCTGGACGACCGGGCCGCCCACCTCGTCGCACAGCTCGCGGCACCCTCCGCCGAACTGCTCGGCTCCGGGGACGAGGTCACCCTCCTCGATGTGGCGACCGGCTCGCTGGCCTGGACGGAGGCGGCGGCGAGCGGGGACGGATGGAGCGTCCATCAGTACGGGCCGCTGCGCCTGTGGGACCAGGTGGAGACGGCTCTCGCAGGGTGGCAGAAGACCGGCTCGCCGCCGCTGTCCGCTTTCGGTGTGACGGTCACGCCGGATATGCAGCAGTCCGTCTGGATGGGTGATCCGGAGGGCCCCTCCTGGCGGCTGCCGGCCTGA
- a CDS encoding sigma-70 family RNA polymerase sigma factor, with the protein MRTLYKEHAGPLLAYVLRLVAGDRHRAEDVVQETLLRAWRNSDQLERATGSVRPWLVTVARRLVIDGHRSRQARPQEVDPGPLDLLPAQDEMDKVLRLMTISDAMADLTAAHRQVLAETYLRGRTVEDAAAVLGIPAGTVRSRIFYALRSLKLALEERGVTTS; encoded by the coding sequence ATGCGGACGCTCTACAAGGAGCACGCGGGACCCCTGCTCGCCTATGTACTGCGGCTGGTCGCGGGGGACCGGCACCGGGCCGAGGACGTTGTGCAGGAGACGCTGTTGCGCGCCTGGCGCAACAGCGACCAGTTGGAGCGCGCCACCGGATCCGTCCGTCCCTGGCTGGTGACGGTGGCGCGCCGGCTGGTCATCGACGGCCATCGCAGCCGGCAGGCCCGCCCCCAGGAGGTCGATCCCGGCCCCCTGGACCTGCTGCCGGCCCAGGACGAGATGGACAAGGTGCTCCGGCTCATGACCATCTCCGACGCGATGGCCGACCTGACGGCCGCCCACCGGCAGGTGCTCGCCGAGACCTATCTGCGGGGGCGCACGGTCGAGGACGCCGCCGCGGTGCTCGGCATACCCGCGGGAACGGTGCGGTCGCGGATCTTCTACGCGCTGCGCTCGCTCAAACTCGCGCTCGAGGAACGAGGAGTGACGACATCATGA